CTTTTAAATAAGGTAGTGTAGTAGATAACTTGACAGCATTATCAGTGTCAAGGGAAATTCAGCAGTGGTGTTGAACCTGTAAAAGGTCTTATCTTGTCATATAAAAATGACATCTAGAGGCTGGAAAAACGGCTTAGCAggtgagagcactggctgcccttccaaaggacccaTGTGTGGTTCCCAGGACAGTGACTGGCAACTGTCCAGTTTTAGAGGATCCTGTGCACACCCGTGGTACACaggcatccatgcaggcaaaacacataaatactcataaataaaatcttaaaattttaaaaacattcaaagaagAATAAAACCAGAGGTAGCAGTCATGTGATATCCCCAGTTGTTGGTAGGATGCCAAACTTACCCTTAACTCTGTATTGTGCTTTCCTTGTGAGGCTGTTTTTATTCTTACAAAATACCTgttgttgctgggcggtggtggcacacgcctttaatcccagctctcagaggcagaggcaggaggatctctgtgagttcgagaccagcctggtctacagagtgagtttcagtacaggctccaaagctacacagagaaatcctgtctcaaaaaaccaaaaactaaaacaaaaacaaaaatgcctgtTGTCAGGCAGCCAAGGGCAGCGTGAGCTGTGACACATGGCATGTTTTAAATGCTCTACTGTGTATGTTCATGAtcgtgtgtgtacctgtgtgtgcaggcatgaaTGGAGGCTAGAGTTCTTCCTTAATTGCTGTTGTCTTCCTtagttttggggacagggtttctcactggcaaCTGAATGGTccagctagtctggctggcctgcacacctcagagatcctcctgtcctcACAGCCATTGCTGGGGTTCTAGGTATGACTGCTGGCCCTGGCTGTGAGTACTGGAGACAGAATTCAGGTTCTCATATTTGCAGGGTCATAGCTGAGGTTTCTGTTGcgtgaagaaacactatgaccatggcgactcttacaaggaaaacatttaattgaggtggtggtttacagttcagagatttcagcccattatcatggcagggagcatggcggtgtgcaggcagacatggtgctggctatatCTTGACCAGAAGACAACGGGAAGTGGCCGGTGACACCGGGCAGGAtcctgagcatgggaaacctcaaaAGCCTtttcccacagagacacacttcctccaacaaggccatacccacctcaacaaagccacaactcctTATAGTACAACTCCCTATTAGCTTATGAGGGCCAgatacattcaaactatcacatgcAGCAACACTTTATTATCTCCCCAGACCCTCTTTTTTCAATCTCAAAGACAGCTGCTTTCCTGGAATGCCTTCTTCCCAGGAAGGCTGGCTGCATGGTATTCGCTCAAATTCTGCTACTGGGTCCCCCTAAGTACCAAGAAAATCAGAGAAATCAAGACTTGTAAGTACATTACATTTCTACTCTGGATAAAATTAGGCTTATATTAGTCAAAGGATGACTGTTAAGAAACTGGAGAGTCCGGGCATGCTGGTAATTGCTTCttctaatcccagaatttgggagtcagaggtaggtggatctctgtgagtttgaggccagccctgtctacatagagagctccaggacatccaggagtACAcagtaaaagaccctgtctccaagagaagaaaaggagaggaaaaaagaaagaaaaacaggataaAATGAAGAAGTTTAGATTTAAAGAGCTGACAGACTTAAAAGTCAGAACTGAGGGCTAGATGGATGGCCCAATGGCCAGAGGCACTTGATCCCCGAACCCCAAAGTGTCAGTAGAGAGCCAGCTTCTGAGTTGACCTGACCTGTGTGCACTCATCATGGTGAGTGCacctgcatatgtgcatgtgtgtacatgcaggaTAAACATTAAAAACCACTCATTCAGTACCACtcatcatggtgtgtgtgcacctgcatatgtgcatgtgtgtacatgcaggaTAAACATTAAAAACCACTCATTCAGTACGTTTGACTCAGCGCTGGCCTTTCATAGCTCTAGGCTATGAATATTCTGATGGTTTATGTGCTGTATCTTTTTCCCtcaatcttctttaaaaaataattgttaagACTTTACCtgttcagattttaaaatgatatttagtAGTCACATGGTGACTATCCTAGGATCATGCAGTCTAGACCCTACAGAAAAGCCGAGCTCCCAAGCGGCAGAGTGTTCAGGGCAGGTAGACGTGGCTAGGCTGCTGTCATTGGACTGAACGTGTCgaccttgctttctgtttcccgCCCTGCAGATCCAGCTGTGGGACACTGCAGGACAAGAGCGGTTCAGGAAGAGCATGGTTCAGCACTACTACAGGAACGTGCACGCTGTCGTCTTTGTCTACGACATGACCAACATGGCCAGCTTCCACAGCCTGCCATCTTGGATCGAGGAATGCAAGCAGCACTTGCTGGCGAGTGACATACCTCGCATCCTGGTTGGGAATAAATGTGACTTGAGAAGCGCCATCCAGGTGCCCACAGACTTGGCACAGAAGTTTGCTGACACACACAGTATGCCTTTGTTTGAGACCTCCGCTAAAAACCCCAATGATAATGACCACGTAGAAGCGATATTTATGACATTGGCTCATAAGCTGAAGAGCCACAAGCCATTGATGCTTAGCCAGCCGCCTGATAACAGAGTTATCCTGAAACCCGAAACAAAGCCCTCGGTGCCGTGCTGGTGCTGAGTCACAGGTATGCCCCTCACGGGTCTGACTGAGTCTGAAGTAGTGTAATTACATGTGTAAGAGTAACTCTTCAATATCATGGCTCATCCCGCTGGTTCCGTTGTTGCGCTGCCTTTTGTATTTTCATCCTCTTACTAAGTTTGTCACTGTGACCGTTTGAGAAGAAGGCCATTTTACAGCTGGGatggaaaaggaagcaaagacGGGACAACCAGGTCTTCTTTCCAGTTCCAGGCCTCCCGTGAGCTGGATGGAACCTCAAGGCTCAGTGTGGCGCCCACGCCCTGTTCCCGGACTGGGAAAGAAATGCCGTGTAGCGCACACTTACTGCGCAGAGCTATCGGCAAATAGCGAGTTACCGAGGTGCTTTTTATTGTACTGTGGCATCTAAGTACtaaaaaactaatcaaaagaatCCAGACAGTTGTAATGGGAATTTATTTTAGCCgtgacttttaattaaaatatttgcaaagctgGTTCCTGGTGCCCCTATCCTCCACTCGTGGCGAGTTGGGTGACTCAGGGCTGGATTCAGTCAGCATCCGTTCTGCCAGAGCTCTGAAGGCACGCCTCAAGTTCCCGAGTCTATGTGGATTCCTGTCATAGTAGCGTTGggttagtttttttaaatgtttgtgttttatgtCCACAAACTGTTCCTTTGgacaaaatgaattaatttttttttctttggtttttcaagacagggtttctttgtagctttggagcctgttctggagcttcctctgtagaccaagctggctgcaaactcactgagatccacctgtctctgcctcccgggtactgggattaaaggtgtacaccatcacctCCCGGCTTGAAAAATATCTTAACTGTCCCTCAGTGgtgaaagaaatagtttaatttttttttttgccctaagCACTTTTAGTTTAAATTTAAGACTTTGCACAAGGAACACAGCACATTTCCATATGGAGCTCTTTGCGGAATGCTGTGTAAGCCACATTCAGCCTAAGTGTGCACATCCTCGTTCTGACAGCTTGCAGCCCTGGGCAGTTTTAGAGGAAATTAAGGCAAAATAGATTTTACTTAAGTGTTTTCAGAATGTGGGAAGCAAAGGTACTCTGACCTagtttcagatttttgttttattattctgaAGGTCCCAGTTGGAAAATTCAGttacaaaagcaaaattttctaTTTAGTAAGCTAAGTGAAAGTAAAacttttacagatggttgtccaGTTTTAAATACTAGGGCCAAGTTGGCTTTACTTGCATCtagagagatttttctttttctctttttaaatacagggtctcactttgtaggcctgactggcctgggaccaggttggcctccgaCTTACAGATGtccccctgcctcatcctccagcTGCTTGGGATTAAAGCCTTGTGTTACTAGAACTAGCATACTACAGTTTTCCTGATCATGCTATAATTAAAGATTTAGCCAAATTAATGCTGACTCGGGAACCGTTTTTCTAGTGAGACATAATGGACGCAGTAGCTGGGCCATAGCCATGCTTACAGAAGGGCGTCTGTTCGTTGTTTTCAGCACTGTACAGCTGGGGAACAGAGAGGCTTTCCGGGTGCGTGCCTTCTTCCTACTGTTTTCGGGATCGTTTCTTCAGCACTATTaataattatttctctttttaaagtagCAGACTGTTTCTTTTTGTAAGGAGTTAGTGAACTTTCTTTACAATTCTGTGAAAAGCATTATTTTTCCACTttagtatttattaattaaaacatttttatctcatttgtAACGACCTACTACTTTAagtttttagtttcttattttaaaaagatacgaGGAGAGCAAGATTAGGCCTTCGATGTAGCCCAGGGTGTTGGAAGGCACTTCACTGACTGTTGACCTGCGTCCAGATGGTGGTGAGCTGACCTCTAGTTACTAATTTTTTAAGCACAAATCATACATTTTGTATATCTGTGAATTTATTTTAACTGACACTTAATTGGAAGTATCAGATGTTTTAGAAAAATCTTTATCTGAGAACACCAAAGCGAACTACTTCCGGCTCTGTTGTGGTTGGCTGCAAACCGCGTGATTGGCAGAGTTGTTCTTCACGTTTCCTCAGCAGGCTCGGTAGTTTTGCTATGAAACAGGTGTCACTCTTTCGTTTCTCCCTCGAAGTACAATAAAATCATCTTTGCCACGAAGAAACGGTGTTTTGGTTCCTTTGTTTTCCGGGttgcatataaaattaaagagCATACCTCACCTCCTCCCCTGTCTGCTGTGGTTTTTTAGAAAACATATATATCCTGCAGTTCCTTAATTTGAAAATCCAAAATctgatatttatttcatgtagAAACTTTCAGATTTTGGATCATTttggattttgaatttttagattAGGTATTCTCAACCAGTGCAGTTGGTGTACATGACGAGAAACCAATCCTATGTCTAAAGTGTAAGGGTTCTCGAGAGTCCTTAGTGCAGACAGCACATGCTCTGGAAATGGTCGGAGTGTGTTTGCGGGGTGCATGCAGGTACtagagcaggagaaagaagagtgTGTCTCAGGCACAAGACTGTCCCCCAGCCCCTCTGGTGACTTTTCAGGGGCTACTGCTTCTCGCTGGCCAGCTGCATTACCTAAGTCAGATGCTGAACTGCATCCAGGGAGAGCTGGCTTCATCAGACGCTGGGtctacaggtgtgtgtgcagcAGCAGACGGTGTCAGATCACCTGCAGCTGTGGTTATAGGTA
The Microtus ochrogaster isolate Prairie Vole_2 chromosome 1, MicOch1.0, whole genome shotgun sequence DNA segment above includes these coding regions:
- the Rab33b gene encoding ras-related protein Rab-33B — protein: MASEVESSLEVSFSSSCAVSGASGCLPPARSRIFKIIVIGDSNVGKTCLTYRFCAGRFPDRTEATIGVDFRERAVEIDGERIKIQLWDTAGQERFRKSMVQHYYRNVHAVVFVYDMTNMASFHSLPSWIEECKQHLLASDIPRILVGNKCDLRSAIQVPTDLAQKFADTHSMPLFETSAKNPNDNDHVEAIFMTLAHKLKSHKPLMLSQPPDNRVILKPETKPSVPCWC